In Arachis hypogaea cultivar Tifrunner chromosome 17, arahy.Tifrunner.gnm2.J5K5, whole genome shotgun sequence, a single window of DNA contains:
- the LOC112765846 gene encoding uncharacterized protein, producing MSSIVKDILASPIQMADQISKLAEDVPNFKDDCQTLKGKTEKLSALLRQAARNSNDLYERPTRRIIEDTEQVLDKALTLVIKCRANTFIKRLFTIIPATAFRKTFLQLENSIGDVQWLLRVSASAEERDDEYLGLPPIASNEPILCLIWEQVAILLSGCPVEERADAAASLVSLARDNDRYGKLIVEEGGVAPLLKLLKEGRLEGQENAARAIGLLGKDPESVEQIVNAGVCSAFVKVLKDGHMKVQVMVAWAISELAANHPKCQDHFAQNNAIRLLVSHLAFETIQEHSKYAIANKNKMSSMDPDDDHRKASLDDHRYKPAHPMGGNHASSQMQNLVTNTFMAQGRAADDAKKQQQHPHHHVSIAGTSIKGREAEDPATKAQMKAMAARALWQLSKGNLTICRNITESRALLCFAVLLEKGPEDVQYYSAMALMEITAVAEQYAELRRDAFKPTSPSAKAVVEQLLKVIDKGESNLLIPCIRSIGNLARTFRATETRLIPPLVRLLDEREAQVSMEAAIALNKFACTDNFLHETHCNAIIEAGGAKHLIQLVYFGEQMVQIPSVTLLCYIALHVPKSDILAQEEVLIVLEWCTKQAHLIQDPSIESLLPEARIRLELYQSRTTRVGVGFR from the coding sequence ATGTCGAGCATCGTCAAGGACATCCTTGCGAGCCCGATACAGATGGCGGACCAGATATCAAAGCTGGCGGAGGATGTCCCCAATTTCAAGGACGATTGTCAGACACTCAAGGGCAAGACAGAGAAGCTCTCCGCACTCCTCCGCCAGGCCGCAAGAAACAGCAACGATCTCTACGAGCGCCCCACACGCCGCATCATCGAAGACACCGAGCAGGTCCTCGACAAAGCCCTCACCCTCGTGATCAAGTGCCGCGCCAACACCTTCATCAAGAGGCTCTTTACCATCATCCCGGCCACCGCCTTCCGCAAAACCTTCTTGCAGCTGGAGAATTCCATCGGTGACGTCCAGTGGCTCCTTCGCGTCTCGGCTTCCGCGGAGGAGCGCGACGACGAGTATCTCGGCCTTCCTCCCATTGCCTCCAACGAGCCCATTCTCTGCCTCATATGGGAGCAGGTCGCCATCTTACTCTCTGGCTGCCCCGTGGAAGAACGTGCAGACGCTGCggcttccttggtttccttggctCGTGACAACGACCGCTACGGAAAACTGATTGTGGAGGAAGGTGGGGTGGCGCCGTTGCTGAAGTTGTTGAAAGAAGGGCGATTGGAGGGTCAAGAGAATGCTGCGAGGGCAATCGGGTTGCTTGGGAAAGATCCAGAGAGCGTGGAGCAGATTGTTAACGCAGGTGTTTGCTCAGCGTTTGTGAAAGTCCTGAAAGACGGGCACATGAAGGTTCAGGTGATGGTTGCATGGGCTATTTCGGAGCTGGCGGCAAACCATCCCAAGTGCCAGGATCATTTCGCCCAGAACAACGCCATACGCTTGCTTGTTAGCCATTTGGCCTTCGAGACCATTCAGGAGCACAGCAAGTACGCCATTGCCAACAAGAACAAAATGTCCTCCATGGACCCCGACGATGACCACAGAAAGGCCTCACTTGATGATCATCGCTACAAACCTGCCCACCCCATGGGGGGAAATCACGCCTCTAGCCAGATGCAAAATCTGGTTACCAACACATTTATGGCGCAGGGGCGCGCGGCCGATGATGCCAAGAAGCAACAGCAACACCCACACCATCATGTGTCCATTGCAGGAACGAGCATTAAGGGAAGAGAGGCAGAAGATCCGGCCACAAAGGCACAGATGAAGGCCATGGCAGCGAGAGCTCTTTGGCAGCTTTCCAAGGGTAACCTCACCATCTGCAGGAATATAACGGAATCCAGAGCTCTTCTGTGTTTCGCGGTTCTGCTGGAGAAAGGGCCCGAGGATGTGCAGTATTACTCGGCAATGGCGCTCATGGAGATCACCGCAGTCGCAGAGCAGTACGCAGAGCTGAGACGCGACGCCTTTAAGCCCACCTCCCCTTCCGCAAAGGCTGTCGTGGAGCAGCTGCTTAAAGTGATCGACAAAGGTGAATCGAACCTTCTCATTCCTTGCATAAGATCCATTGGCAACCTAGCAAGGACCTTCCGTGCAACGGAGACTAGATTGATTCCCCCATTGGTGAGGCTTCTTGACGAGAGAGAGGCCCAAGTGTCCATGGAGGCCGCTATTGCTCTCAACAAGTTTGCCTGTACCGACAACTTCCTCCACGAGACTCACTGCAACGCCATCATCGAGGCTGGCGGTGCCAAGCACCTCATCCAACTTGTTTACTTCGGTGAGCAGATGGTGCAGATTCCCTCCGTCACTCTTCTGTGTTACATAGCTCTGCATGTCCCCAAAAGTGATATTCTTGCTCAAGAAGAGGTTCTCATCGTCCTTGAGTGGTGCACCAAGCAAGCACATCTAATTCAGGATCCTTCCATTGAGTCACTATTGCCTGAAGCCAGAATCCGGTTGGAACTTTATCAGTCAAGGACTACAAGAGTAGGAGTAGGATTCCGCTAG